In Pleurocapsa sp. PCC 7319, the following are encoded in one genomic region:
- a CDS encoding CPBP family intramembrane glutamic endopeptidase, with protein sequence MFDTSWFKVLTFFGVWAAIWLPIAFTVSRLIGWQPNQILTPKQKLIFLASLYVLTPLIMEWKIKVENLSLAELGLRLQPSILLSILIGLFVSLVSLTLIFTLESIFKSVSWYWQNGKNLLPLLFPILCLSLLISLIEELIFRGYTFNTLLIDYPYWFAAAISSIIFAFLHLIWERKETLPQIPGLWLMGIVLIGARLVDEGSLGLAIGLHAGWIWGLTCIDSAQLVTYTQKDNWFTGINQQPLAGIAGILCLILTAVTLWLLGNATHIADLRY encoded by the coding sequence ATGTTCGATACATCCTGGTTTAAAGTATTAACCTTTTTTGGAGTATGGGCTGCTATCTGGTTGCCAATTGCGTTTACTGTATCTCGATTAATCGGCTGGCAACCAAATCAAATCTTAACACCAAAGCAAAAGTTAATTTTCTTAGCATCTCTATACGTTCTAACTCCGCTAATTATGGAGTGGAAAATTAAAGTAGAAAATTTATCTTTAGCCGAACTTGGTTTAAGACTACAGCCCAGTATTCTGCTTTCGATATTAATAGGGCTATTTGTTAGTCTAGTTAGTCTAACGCTTATTTTTACCCTAGAATCTATCTTTAAATCGGTAAGTTGGTATTGGCAAAATGGCAAAAATTTATTGCCTTTGCTTTTTCCTATTTTGTGCTTGAGTTTACTAATTAGTCTCATCGAAGAATTAATATTTCGTGGTTATACATTCAATACATTGCTAATTGATTATCCTTACTGGTTTGCTGCTGCTATTTCTAGTATTATTTTTGCTTTCTTACACTTAATTTGGGAGAGAAAAGAAACACTTCCCCAAATTCCTGGGTTATGGCTGATGGGAATAGTATTAATCGGAGCTAGACTAGTAGATGAAGGTAGTCTGGGTTTAGCTATAGGACTTCATGCAGGATGGATCTGGGGTTTGACTTGCATCGACTCGGCACAGTTAGTTACCTATACACAAAAAGACAATTGGTTCACTGGAATAAATCAACAACCTCTAGCAGGAATAGCTGGTATTTTGTGTTTAATTTTAACGGCTGTTACTCTATGGTTGCTCGGCAATGCAACACATATAGCGGATCTTAGATACTAG
- a CDS encoding AbrB family transcriptional regulator: MSETATAPLTGKALLQKVKELSHLPRRETAKKCGYYTTTKDKQTRVNLTDFYDAVLAAKGVPLDPEGTKDGRGREPTYRVSVHKNGQIVIGSTYTQAMGLKEGDKFEIKLGYKHIHLKQIDGDENGAAEN; the protein is encoded by the coding sequence ATGAGTGAAACTGCTACAGCCCCATTAACAGGAAAAGCTTTACTTCAAAAAGTAAAAGAGCTATCTCATTTACCCAGACGTGAAACAGCAAAAAAGTGTGGCTATTATACTACCACTAAAGACAAGCAAACACGCGTAAACCTAACTGATTTTTATGATGCAGTGCTTGCTGCTAAGGGAGTTCCCCTTGATCCCGAAGGAACAAAAGATGGTCGTGGACGTGAACCTACTTATCGAGTAAGTGTTCATAAAAATGGTCAAATTGTCATTGGTTCTACCTATACCCAAGCTATGGGATTGAAGGAAGGAGACAAATTTGAAATAAAATTAGGTTATAAACATATTCACCTCAAACAAATTGATGGTGATGAAAATGGTGCAGCAGAAAATTAG
- the cobU gene encoding bifunctional adenosylcobinamide kinase/adenosylcobinamide-phosphate guanylyltransferase gives MLNSKKITLVTGASSSGKSEFAEVLAAKTNKTVIYVATAKVDANDREWQTKIRQHQRRRPRSWQTLEVSNQLSSAIDRALSSECLLIDSLGTWVANFLILESLDWKIMSDRLLESLKMTKATVILVSEETGWGVVPAYPMGRLFRDRLGFLSRKISNLADTTAYLVVGGHILNLSLLGEPLSNYEI, from the coding sequence ATGTTAAATAGTAAAAAAATCACTTTAGTTACTGGTGCGTCTAGTTCAGGAAAAAGTGAATTCGCCGAAGTGCTAGCAGCAAAAACCAATAAAACAGTGATTTATGTTGCTACTGCCAAAGTGGATGCTAATGATCGAGAATGGCAAACTAAAATTAGGCAACACCAGCGAAGAAGACCAAGAAGTTGGCAAACTTTAGAAGTATCTAACCAGTTATCCTCAGCTATTGATCGAGCTTTAAGTTCAGAATGTTTATTAATTGATTCTTTGGGCACTTGGGTGGCAAATTTTTTAATTTTAGAGTCATTAGACTGGAAAATTATGAGCGATCGCCTTTTGGAGAGCCTCAAAATGACTAAAGCTACAGTTATCTTGGTATCTGAAGAGACAGGATGGGGAGTGGTACCTGCTTATCCAATGGGGCGGCTTTTTCGCGATCGCTTGGGGTTTTTATCCAGGAAAATTAGCAACCTTGCCGATACAACTGCTTATCTAGTGGTGGGTGGGCATATTCTCAATTTGAGCCTTTTGGGTGAACCCTTAAGTAATTATGAAATCTAG
- a CDS encoding FAD-binding oxidoreductase, producing the protein MRTYDWIVIGAGITGACLAYELGKQGFKVLLLEKDTSPDNATVYSYGGLAYWSGTDELTRTLGQEGIELHRNLSEELEGETEFREVDLVLTINRQDDPEMVSQNYNHFAITPELLSVNDACALEPLLNPNAIAGVLKLPHGHIHPQKTTNAYLQAFERKGGTIICEQVTDFLRQGDDVIGVKTEHNQYHSINTIVCAGGLSRSLLQQAGINVSNFFTHSQLIVTPPLDLELGTIVMPAVQQRFMLEAKAKELEGTSAWNPPYDEPTRIILDPGAVQFRDGSLCLGQISAIAPNPEAKLNPFAAEAQIRQQVSNILPLLEDVPGTCHSCLVAFNNQAIALLGNLANIKGVYLFSGFTSTLVFAPVLARRFADWLVGKEDKIIEQLQSVIKN; encoded by the coding sequence ATGAGGACATACGATTGGATTGTAATTGGCGCGGGTATAACAGGTGCCTGTCTTGCTTACGAGCTTGGCAAACAAGGTTTTAAGGTCTTGTTGCTAGAGAAGGATACTAGTCCCGATAATGCTACTGTTTATAGTTATGGTGGCTTGGCTTATTGGTCGGGGACAGATGAATTAACTCGTACTTTAGGTCAAGAGGGAATTGAGCTACATCGAAATCTAAGTGAGGAGTTGGAGGGAGAAACTGAATTTAGAGAAGTTGATTTAGTTTTAACTATCAATCGCCAAGACGATCCCGAAATGGTCAGTCAAAATTATAATCATTTTGCCATCACTCCAGAGTTGTTAAGTGTCAATGATGCCTGTGCCTTAGAACCGTTACTCAATCCCAATGCGATCGCCGGAGTACTGAAATTACCTCACGGTCATATCCATCCTCAAAAAACTACTAATGCTTATCTCCAGGCTTTTGAGCGTAAAGGAGGCACCATAATTTGTGAACAGGTAACAGATTTTTTACGTCAGGGAGATGATGTAATTGGAGTGAAAACTGAACATAATCAATATCACAGTATTAATACAATAGTCTGTGCTGGAGGGCTATCGCGATCGCTGCTGCAACAAGCCGGTATCAACGTCAGCAACTTTTTTACTCATTCTCAATTAATTGTTACTCCTCCTTTAGATTTGGAATTGGGCACTATAGTAATGCCAGCAGTACAGCAAAGATTTATGCTGGAAGCTAAAGCCAAAGAATTAGAGGGAACATCTGCTTGGAATCCGCCTTATGATGAACCTACAAGAATAATCCTCGACCCTGGCGCAGTACAATTTAGGGACGGTAGTTTGTGTCTCGGTCAAATTAGTGCGATCGCACCTAACCCAGAAGCCAAACTAAATCCTTTTGCGGCCGAAGCCCAAATTCGCCAACAAGTAAGCAATATTTTACCCCTGTTGGAAGATGTACCTGGTACTTGCCATAGCTGTCTCGTGGCTTTTAACAATCAAGCGATCGCTCTGCTCGGCAATCTGGCAAATATTAAAGGAGTTTACTTATTTTCCGGCTTTACCAGTACCTTAGTGTTTGCTCCTGTGTTAGCCAGACGTTTTGCTGATTGGCTTGTAGGCAAAGAAGACAAGATAATTGAACAATTACAGTCAGTAATTAAAAATTAA
- the mazG gene encoding nucleoside triphosphate pyrophosphohydrolase codes for MTYSATTNQSILDALQRLIEVVAQLRSPEGGCPWDLAQTPETLIPYVIEEAYEVVNAIQSGDQQAIAEELGDLLLQVVLQTQIASEAEDFTLEEVAAGITEKLIRRHPHVFGNLEVNSAAEVKQNWEQIKAVEKGETPEQAQLLSRKLKRYARSLPPLMAGMKISKKAAAAGFEWENAAGVWEKFEEELAEFKAALKTEDKAHQQAELGDLLFTIINIARWYDLDPFDGLQGTNSRFIKRLSMMEKFASRPLTDYDLNELESLWQKAKTQLKSEK; via the coding sequence ATGACTTACTCTGCGACCACAAATCAATCAATACTGGATGCATTGCAACGTTTGATTGAAGTAGTTGCTCAATTGCGATCGCCTGAGGGGGGATGTCCTTGGGATTTGGCACAGACCCCAGAAACTTTGATCCCCTATGTAATTGAAGAAGCCTATGAAGTAGTAAATGCGATCCAAAGTGGCGATCAACAAGCGATCGCCGAGGAGTTAGGTGATTTGTTGTTACAGGTAGTATTGCAGACTCAGATCGCCAGTGAAGCTGAAGATTTTACTTTAGAGGAGGTTGCTGCTGGTATTACCGAAAAACTGATTCGTCGTCATCCTCACGTTTTTGGCAATCTAGAAGTTAACAGTGCAGCAGAAGTTAAGCAAAATTGGGAACAAATTAAGGCGGTTGAAAAAGGTGAAACTCCAGAACAGGCTCAGTTACTCAGTCGTAAACTCAAGCGTTATGCTCGCAGCTTACCACCTTTAATGGCAGGGATGAAAATCTCGAAAAAAGCAGCCGCAGCAGGTTTTGAATGGGAAAATGCGGCAGGAGTCTGGGAGAAGTTTGAGGAAGAGCTGGCAGAATTTAAAGCAGCTCTCAAAACAGAGGATAAAGCTCATCAGCAAGCGGAATTGGGTGATTTATTATTTACCATTATCAATATTGCTCGTTGGTACGATTTAGATCCCTTTGATGGCTTACAGGGAACTAACAGTCGCTTTATTAAACGCCTTTCCATGATGGAAAAGTTCGCCTCGCGTCCCCTAACAGATTACGATCTCAATGAGTTGGAGTCTCTGTGGCAGAAGGCTAAAACACAATTAAAAAGCGAGAAGTAA
- a CDS encoding helix-turn-helix domain-containing protein codes for MATVEEINYRDDAARTSQAPRTSFNSMIADCLGCKWTVLLMEHIIQGINRPGKLVKVTDGLTTKVLNQCLNRMIDYGILEKKSFAEIPPKVEYYLTPFGSELFQLLREIKLLQIKYFGD; via the coding sequence ATGGCTACAGTAGAAGAAATTAATTATCGAGATGACGCGGCGCGGACTAGCCAAGCCCCTCGTACCAGTTTTAACTCTATGATTGCAGACTGTTTGGGTTGTAAATGGACAGTATTATTGATGGAACATATTATCCAAGGAATTAATCGTCCTGGAAAACTGGTAAAAGTAACAGATGGATTAACTACTAAAGTACTTAATCAATGTCTGAATCGAATGATAGACTACGGTATTTTAGAAAAAAAATCTTTTGCAGAGATTCCACCTAAAGTTGAGTATTATTTAACCCCTTTTGGCTCGGAGTTATTTCAATTACTCCGAGAAATAAAATTGTTACAAATTAAATATTTTGGTGATTAG
- a CDS encoding carboxymuconolactone decarboxylase family protein, with translation MFPLFDETTAPETARPILAKIKEEFKMIPNLEKTMALAPTLLESYATCWSLFQNTSLSPVERQIVYQTANFENECDYCVPWHTLLSKQARMAQEDIEALRTGAKLSNTRHEELRRFTQSLISSKGKVVQSDLDTFYQAGYTAQQALEVILGIAIKTMSNYTNSITGTPLDDVVQSYKWKKPTIKLRK, from the coding sequence ATGTTTCCCCTTTTTGATGAAACTACAGCACCTGAAACAGCACGCCCCATATTAGCCAAAATTAAAGAGGAATTTAAGATGATTCCTAACTTAGAAAAAACAATGGCTTTAGCACCAACTTTATTAGAATCCTATGCTACTTGCTGGAGTTTATTTCAGAATACATCCTTATCTCCAGTTGAGCGTCAAATAGTTTATCAGACTGCTAATTTTGAAAACGAATGTGATTACTGTGTTCCCTGGCATACACTACTTTCTAAACAAGCCAGAATGGCCCAAGAGGATATTGAAGCTCTCCGAACTGGTGCTAAATTATCTAATACTCGTCATGAAGAATTAAGACGTTTCACACAATCCCTAATTAGTTCTAAAGGTAAAGTAGTTCAATCAGATTTAGATACTTTCTATCAAGCAGGATATACAGCTCAACAAGCTCTAGAAGTGATTTTAGGAATAGCAATCAAAACCATGAGCAATTATACAAACTCGATTACCGGTACGCCTTTAGACGATGTAGTCCAATCTTATAAATGGAAAAAACCAACTATTAAACTCAGAAAATAA
- a CDS encoding fasciclin domain-containing protein has protein sequence MADIVDIAVETEGFSTLVTAVKAANLVETLKTPGPFTVFAPNDAAFAKLPPGTIQTLVQNPPQLARILTYHVVAGKLTKADLNKVDSVPSVEGSPIPIDCSSNFEVKNATVIQADIEADNGIIHVIDNVILMG, from the coding sequence ATGGCTGATATTGTTGATATTGCAGTAGAGACAGAAGGCTTCAGCACATTAGTAACTGCGGTTAAAGCGGCTAACCTAGTAGAAACTTTGAAAACTCCAGGTCCATTTACTGTTTTTGCCCCTAATGATGCTGCATTTGCCAAACTTCCTCCAGGGACGATTCAAACATTAGTACAGAACCCTCCACAATTAGCCCGAATTCTTACTTATCACGTCGTAGCAGGTAAATTAACTAAAGCTGATTTAAACAAGGTTGATTCAGTTCCTTCAGTGGAAGGTTCACCTATACCCATTGATTGTTCTAGCAATTTTGAAGTTAAAAATGCCACAGTAATTCAAGCAGATATTGAAGCTGATAATGGAATCATTCACGTTATTGATAATGTTATTTTGATGGGATAG
- a CDS encoding RNA-binding protein — protein sequence MSIYVGNLSYDVNQEDLNEVFAEYGTVKRVHIPTDRETGRVRGFAFVEMESETEEDTAIQALDGAEWMDRSMKVNKARPRENRNSFGGGRRNNRF from the coding sequence ATGTCAATTTATGTAGGCAACTTATCCTACGATGTCAATCAAGAAGACTTAAATGAAGTCTTTGCCGAATATGGCACTGTCAAACGAGTTCATATCCCTACCGATCGTGAAACGGGACGTGTTCGTGGTTTTGCATTTGTAGAAATGGAATCGGAAACAGAAGAAGATACCGCTATTCAAGCCTTAGATGGAGCTGAATGGATGGATCGGAGCATGAAAGTCAATAAAGCTAGACCCAGGGAAAACAGAAATTCTTTTGGTGGTGGTCGTCGAAATAATCGCTTCTAA
- a CDS encoding DUF2808 domain-containing protein, whose product MYKHSLSSKISISKILSKIITVNLGRPQLNLAWFTALITIIGSICIQSYAVQAPDGTVAFESAVLLVKSSTTFNGIRVRQAIYYFDLELPNDVGESLQKVVFKQRTGGDKIKFRLDKTQSYLGDRHQKQEELDIATFHDETTGEITVIFDQPIPPGNRITIGLKPKRNPDWAGVYLFGVTAFPTGKKSRGMYLGPGRLQFYDSFDNFDSFYR is encoded by the coding sequence ATGTATAAGCATTCCCTTTCTTCTAAGATATCCATAAGCAAAATTCTCTCCAAAATAATTACAGTTAATCTGGGTCGCCCTCAATTGAATTTGGCTTGGTTTACCGCTTTAATTACTATCATTGGTTCAATTTGTATTCAATCTTATGCCGTGCAAGCTCCCGATGGTACAGTGGCGTTTGAATCAGCTGTCTTATTAGTAAAGAGCAGTACTACCTTCAATGGAATTAGGGTAAGACAAGCAATTTATTATTTTGACTTAGAATTACCAAATGATGTCGGTGAATCCTTACAAAAAGTGGTGTTTAAACAGCGAACGGGTGGGGATAAGATTAAATTCAGACTAGATAAAACTCAATCCTATCTGGGAGATCGTCATCAGAAACAAGAGGAACTCGATATTGCTACTTTTCATGATGAAACCACAGGAGAAATTACCGTTATATTTGACCAACCAATTCCTCCTGGCAACCGAATAACCATTGGCTTAAAGCCCAAAAGAAATCCTGATTGGGCTGGAGTATACCTATTTGGCGTAACAGCGTTTCCTACAGGCAAGAAATCTCGTGGCATGTATCTAGGGCCAGGAAGATTACAATTTTATGACAGCTTTGATAACTTTGATAGCTTTTACAGATAG
- a CDS encoding HAS-barrel domain-containing protein → MRLPLPQLTVDSRNPKHIGEVIETSTTEFLAQCLEPEDLKFPVMPPFGSWIKSFDEESGNKILAIVTYVTTSPIDSVHRARALGLSLEELREQQPQIFAMLKTEFKAAIVGFEMPSDENGNSANLGRVYQYLPPRPPQIHQSVYHCDAEEVIRFTENLDFLRTLLQVKDIPVESLVAAAVRDVYRLRQANRDWLVNVGRTLSTLLKDDYDRLRYILSQIHW, encoded by the coding sequence ATGCGTCTTCCTCTTCCTCAGTTGACAGTTGACAGTCGTAACCCCAAGCATATCGGGGAGGTAATCGAAACTTCCACCACCGAGTTTTTGGCTCAGTGCCTAGAACCAGAAGACTTAAAATTTCCCGTGATGCCACCTTTCGGTAGTTGGATTAAATCCTTTGATGAAGAATCAGGTAATAAAATTCTGGCGATCGTCACTTATGTTACGACTAGTCCGATTGATTCAGTTCATCGTGCTAGGGCTTTAGGCTTATCTCTAGAAGAATTACGAGAGCAACAGCCTCAAATATTTGCGATGCTCAAAACTGAATTTAAAGCAGCAATTGTTGGTTTTGAAATGCCCAGTGATGAAAATGGAAATAGCGCTAATTTAGGTCGAGTGTATCAATATCTACCTCCTCGCCCTCCCCAAATTCATCAATCTGTTTATCATTGCGATGCGGAAGAAGTGATTCGCTTTACTGAAAATTTAGACTTTCTCAGAACTCTTTTACAAGTCAAAGACATTCCCGTAGAGTCTTTAGTTGCTGCTGCTGTGCGAGATGTTTATCGTCTGCGACAGGCTAATCGAGATTGGCTAGTTAATGTCGGTCGAACTCTTAGTACTCTTTTAAAGGATGATTACGATCGCCTACGTTATATTCTCAGTCAAATTCACTGGTAA
- a CDS encoding NAD(P)H dehydrogenase subunit NdhS: MIILPGATVKVTNSDDIYYNFQGLVQRIDDGRVAVLFEGGNWDKLVTFNLSELEAVDLTKKKK, from the coding sequence ATGATTATTCTCCCTGGTGCAACTGTTAAAGTTACAAATTCTGATGACATTTACTACAACTTTCAAGGTTTAGTACAACGTATAGATGATGGTAGAGTTGCCGTATTATTTGAAGGGGGTAACTGGGATAAACTAGTCACTTTTAATTTATCTGAACTTGAAGCTGTAGATTTAACCAAGAAGAAAAAGTAG
- a CDS encoding hybrid sensor histidine kinase/response regulator yields the protein MNLKSENKLSTASSSETSEFKKGIPLPLPLILVVPFILQIFAAVGITGFLSFRNGQKAVNDLARNLQAEVSDRVAVHLDNYLATAKNIARINANAIKLGLIDLHNYKTSGQYFWQQLQAYKNIGYIDYTLPTGEYVGAGRWLENDGLTIDEISAETGWKSLTYGTDNQGNRQEIVDDTEYSPLEESWYEEASKANKPIWNEIYAWDGFPDILSVAVSFPIYDQNEQLTAITGVDLLLKGINDFLGKLEISPGSRVFIFAPDGSIIASSDAEQPYRMVNGEAEQINVLDSTNYLIQASAKYIQQHFGSFERIHNQQQFDFELRGERHFAQVTPWKDELGLDWLVVVAMPESDFMAEINANTRSTILLCVASLLIATLLGMMTSRWITESIRGLSNASQAIASGDLAQTVNIPRVNELGVLANSFNLMTSQLKFSFAQLDATNQALEISNAELDRTNQELEKRVEERTQELKIAKEAAEVANQAKSNFLANMSHELRTPLNSILGFTQIMQRDKSATRSQLANLAIVNRSGEHLLALINDILDLSKIEAGRATLNPQSFDLYRLLSTTEEMLEFKAEAKGIKLVFECHPDTPQYIRTDERKLRQILINLLNNALKFTTKGKVTLRVKPDPASSQRLLRRPHSRINKTTDACGKPNRLCPMTVGQTLLWEIEDTGAGIAPEELDTLFDAFTQTETGRQSEEGTGLGLPISRKFVRLMGGDITVSSKLRRGTVFKFKIVAEPALEKELQLPQQIKRVIGLEPNQPSYRILVVDDRWENRQIVLRFLEPIGFEVKEAVNGKEAVEIWSEWQPDLIWMDMRMPIMNGYEATKFIKSHSKEQTTYIIALTASTFEEERAIVQSVGCDDFVRKPFRESVLFEKIAQYLGVRYIYAQNTESAAIQAHLATEFSLEPTALQVMSSEWLIHLEQAASELDEDTIAKLLDQIPEEHTFLTQALQNKVDDFDFDEIVNLVQEIVHS from the coding sequence ATGAACTTGAAGTCAGAAAATAAATTATCAACAGCTAGTAGTAGTGAAACATCTGAATTCAAAAAAGGGATACCCTTACCCTTACCCTTAATCTTAGTAGTACCATTTATACTACAAATTTTCGCTGCGGTAGGAATTACTGGTTTTCTTTCGTTTCGTAATGGACAAAAAGCAGTCAACGATCTGGCTCGAAATCTACAAGCAGAAGTAAGCGATCGCGTTGCTGTACATTTAGATAATTATCTAGCAACTGCTAAAAATATTGCTCGCATTAATGCTAATGCCATCAAGTTGGGCTTGATAGATTTACACAATTACAAGACTAGTGGACAGTATTTTTGGCAGCAGTTGCAAGCATATAAAAATATAGGATACATCGACTATACTCTGCCAACAGGAGAGTATGTAGGTGCAGGAAGATGGCTCGAAAATGATGGTCTTACTATTGATGAAATTTCTGCTGAAACTGGTTGGAAATCCTTGACTTATGGTACGGATAACCAGGGTAATCGTCAGGAAATTGTGGACGACACTGAATATTCTCCTTTAGAAGAATCATGGTATGAAGAAGCAAGCAAAGCCAATAAACCGATCTGGAATGAAATTTATGCCTGGGATGGTTTTCCCGATATTTTATCTGTAGCCGTAAGCTTTCCCATTTACGATCAAAACGAACAATTAACTGCCATAACCGGAGTTGACTTGCTTCTCAAAGGAATCAATGATTTTTTGGGTAAACTGGAAATTAGTCCAGGTTCTAGAGTATTTATCTTCGCTCCAGACGGTTCCATAATTGCTAGTTCTGATGCTGAACAACCATATCGAATGGTCAATGGCGAAGCAGAACAAATCAATGTCTTAGACAGTACTAATTACCTCATTCAAGCATCAGCAAAATACATCCAACAACATTTTGGCAGTTTTGAGCGCATCCATAATCAGCAACAATTCGACTTTGAACTCAGAGGAGAACGTCATTTTGCCCAAGTAACCCCTTGGAAAGACGAACTAGGTTTAGATTGGCTGGTAGTGGTAGCGATGCCAGAATCCGATTTTATGGCAGAAATTAACGCCAATACCCGCAGTACAATTTTACTGTGTGTAGCTTCATTGTTAATCGCAACTTTGTTGGGCATGATGACCTCTCGCTGGATAACTGAATCTATTCGAGGTTTGAGTAATGCTAGTCAGGCGATCGCCAGTGGAGATTTAGCTCAGACCGTAAATATTCCCAGAGTTAATGAATTGGGAGTACTGGCTAATTCTTTTAACTTGATGACAAGTCAGTTAAAATTTTCTTTTGCTCAACTAGATGCTACCAATCAAGCTTTAGAAATATCGAATGCTGAATTAGATCGAACTAATCAAGAACTCGAAAAGCGGGTTGAAGAACGTACTCAGGAGCTAAAAATAGCTAAAGAAGCAGCAGAAGTAGCTAATCAAGCCAAAAGTAACTTTCTGGCAAACATGAGCCATGAGTTACGTACTCCTCTGAACTCCATTCTCGGTTTTACCCAAATTATGCAACGGGACAAATCGGCAACGCGATCGCAATTAGCTAATCTAGCTATCGTTAATCGCAGTGGAGAGCATTTACTCGCTTTGATTAACGATATTTTGGATCTGTCGAAAATAGAGGCAGGGCGGGCTACTCTTAATCCTCAAAGCTTTGACTTATATCGACTCCTCAGTACCACCGAAGAAATGTTAGAGTTTAAAGCCGAAGCTAAAGGCATAAAGCTTGTGTTTGAGTGCCATCCTGATACTCCACAGTATATACGCACTGACGAACGCAAACTGCGTCAAATATTAATTAATTTGCTGAATAATGCTCTCAAATTTACTACGAAGGGTAAGGTAACTCTGAGGGTGAAACCAGATCCAGCCAGTAGTCAGAGATTACTCCGCCGTCCCCATTCGAGGATAAATAAAACGACGGACGCATGCGGCAAACCGAATCGCCTTTGCCCTATGACCGTTGGTCAAACTCTATTATGGGAAATCGAAGATACTGGTGCGGGCATTGCTCCTGAAGAATTAGACACTCTATTCGATGCTTTTACCCAAACAGAAACTGGCAGGCAATCTGAAGAAGGAACGGGTTTAGGCTTACCTATCAGTCGCAAATTTGTGCGACTAATGGGGGGAGATATTACTGTCAGTAGTAAGTTGAGAAGAGGTACGGTATTTAAATTTAAAATTGTTGCTGAACCAGCTCTGGAAAAAGAACTACAGCTCCCACAACAAATTAAACGAGTTATTGGTTTAGAACCCAATCAACCTAGTTATCGCATTTTAGTTGTTGATGATCGCTGGGAAAATCGCCAAATTGTCTTAAGGTTTTTAGAACCAATTGGGTTTGAGGTAAAAGAAGCTGTCAACGGCAAAGAAGCTGTGGAAATCTGGTCGGAGTGGCAGCCTGATTTAATTTGGATGGATATGCGAATGCCTATAATGAATGGTTACGAAGCTACTAAGTTCATTAAATCACATTCAAAAGAGCAAACTACTTATATTATTGCTTTAACCGCATCTACATTTGAGGAGGAGCGAGCAATTGTGCAATCAGTTGGATGTGACGATTTTGTCCGTAAACCATTTCGTGAATCAGTTTTGTTTGAAAAAATAGCGCAATATTTAGGAGTACGTTACATCTACGCCCAAAATACTGAATCTGCTGCTATCCAAGCCCATCTAGCCACTGAATTTTCTTTGGAACCTACTGCTTTACAAGTAATGTCTAGTGAATGGTTAATCCATTTAGAACAAGCTGCATCAGAGTTAGACGAAGATACGATCGCCAAGTTATTAGACCAAATTCCTGAAGAGCACACTTTTTTAACTCAGGCGTTGCAGAATAAAGTTGATGATTTTGATTTTGATGAAATCGTTAACTTGGTTCAAGAAATTGTTCATAGTTAG